In one Actinomycetota bacterium genomic region, the following are encoded:
- the rsmH gene encoding 16S rRNA (cytosine(1402)-N(4))-methyltransferase RsmH, producing MGEGDLSHVPVLSQEVVGFLRPRSGSVLVDATIGEGGHALALLREMGGKGCLIGLDVDGEALARARERLREFSSALVLRRANFASLQEVLEELGVGSVDGVLLDLGVSSLQLDSPERGFSYRLSGRLDMRMDPDQDLDAWKVVNEYEERELARIIREYGEEHWASRIARSIAVQRERAPIDTTDRLAEIVRDSIPAAARRRGGHPARRTFQALRIEVNGELHNLQAVLPQAVRVLRRGGRLVVISYHSLEDRMVKRFMAERGSRCACAMDRECDCGREEELRLLTPGPVRPGPEEREANPRSRSAKLRAAEKR from the coding sequence ATGGGCGAAGGTGATTTGAGCCATGTTCCGGTACTCAGCCAGGAGGTGGTGGGCTTCCTGCGCCCCCGCTCCGGGAGCGTCCTGGTGGACGCCACCATCGGGGAGGGGGGGCACGCCCTGGCCCTCCTGCGGGAGATGGGGGGAAAGGGTTGCCTGATCGGCCTGGACGTGGACGGGGAGGCCCTGGCGAGGGCGCGGGAGCGCCTGCGGGAATTCTCCTCCGCCCTCGTCCTGCGACGCGCCAACTTCGCTTCCCTGCAGGAAGTGCTGGAGGAACTGGGGGTGGGAAGCGTGGACGGCGTGCTCCTGGACCTGGGGGTATCCTCCCTGCAGCTCGATTCCCCGGAGAGGGGGTTCTCATACCGGCTGAGCGGGCGCCTGGACATGCGCATGGACCCAGACCAGGATCTGGATGCCTGGAAGGTGGTGAACGAGTATGAGGAGAGAGAGCTGGCGCGTATTATCCGCGAGTACGGCGAGGAGCATTGGGCTTCCCGTATCGCTCGGAGCATCGCTGTCCAGAGAGAGCGCGCACCCATCGACACCACGGATCGACTGGCTGAGATTGTGAGGGATTCCATTCCCGCCGCGGCGCGCCGGCGGGGCGGACATCCGGCGCGCAGGACCTTTCAGGCCTTGCGCATAGAGGTCAACGGTGAGCTCCACAACCTGCAGGCGGTGCTGCCACAGGCGGTGCGGGTCCTGAGGAGGGGTGGAAGGCTGGTGGTCATCTCCTACCACTCCCTGGAAGACAGGATGGTGAAGAGATTCATGGCCGAACGGGGCTCGAGGTGCGCCTGCGCGATGGACCGGGAATGTGACTGCGGCAGGGAAGAGGAGCTGCGCCTGCTCACACCCGGACCGGTCAGGCCAGGCCCAGAGGAGAGGGAGGCCAACCCCCGTTCGAGGAGCGCCAAGCTGCGGGCGGCGGAAAAGAGGTGA
- a CDS encoding penicillin-binding protein 2, with the protein MSKGKNRDARINLAALLLMAAFGFIAYRLVYLQVLKTDRYEALAREQRQHFADLKPRRGSILDRDGEVLAISQEAYSIYAIPYLIEDAGAAAADLSLVLGKPRQEIEEKLRSGSGFVYLARKTDPDTAEKVEALGIQGIGLEKESKRFYPQKELACQVLGYVGTDNVGLAGVELQYEGLLAGEEGQAELEVDPRGDPIPGVTRMIKKPVDGCDIQLSIDSEIQFKLQEQLKLFVEGSGAKGGTGLVMDCRTGEILAMATFPHFDVNAYPETDPALTRNRAVTDAFEPGSVLKVVTAMAALEEQVVTPGSVIHIPPSIQVGKYEFKDDHPMPRSDLTFTEVIAHSSNLGTIKTAMSLGKEAMVEYLRRCGLGTPTGVDFPGEAAGKVPDPEAWTATTLPTVAIGQGIAVTPLQLAVVMAAVANGGTMVRPHFLRCVIHPDGTREENRVEGEQRVISENTAASLRHILGEVVRVGTGTRASMSLYNCGGKTGTAMKPDPRGGYREAYIASFAGFAPAEDPRLVAVITLDEPAQVYGGLAAAPCFSRVMEFSLQHLVITPSQEKRNTSDRVVRQ; encoded by the coding sequence GTGTCGAAAGGAAAAAACAGGGATGCCAGGATAAACTTGGCAGCCCTGCTCCTGATGGCCGCTTTCGGCTTCATCGCCTACCGTTTGGTTTACCTCCAGGTCCTTAAGACCGACCGCTACGAAGCCCTGGCCAGGGAGCAGAGGCAGCATTTCGCGGACCTCAAGCCTCGGCGCGGCTCCATCCTAGACCGCGACGGTGAGGTGTTAGCCATCAGCCAGGAAGCTTATTCCATTTATGCCATTCCCTACCTGATAGAGGACGCCGGCGCCGCGGCCGCCGACCTCTCTCTGGTGCTGGGAAAACCCAGGCAGGAGATAGAGGAGAAGCTTCGCTCCGGCTCCGGTTTCGTTTACCTGGCTAGAAAGACGGATCCGGATACGGCGGAGAAGGTGGAGGCCCTAGGGATCCAGGGCATCGGCCTGGAGAAGGAGAGCAAGAGGTTCTACCCCCAGAAGGAGCTGGCTTGCCAGGTCCTGGGATACGTGGGCACGGACAACGTGGGCCTGGCCGGGGTGGAGCTCCAGTATGAGGGGCTCCTGGCCGGCGAGGAGGGCCAGGCGGAGCTGGAAGTGGATCCCAGGGGCGATCCCATTCCCGGGGTGACCAGGATGATAAAGAAGCCCGTGGATGGCTGCGACATCCAGTTAAGCATCGATTCCGAGATACAGTTCAAGCTCCAGGAGCAGCTTAAGTTGTTTGTCGAGGGCAGCGGCGCCAAGGGCGGCACGGGCCTGGTCATGGATTGCCGCACGGGGGAGATACTGGCCATGGCCACCTTTCCGCACTTCGACGTCAACGCCTACCCGGAGACGGATCCCGCTCTGACCCGCAACCGCGCCGTCACCGACGCCTTCGAGCCCGGGTCGGTGCTCAAGGTGGTGACGGCCATGGCCGCCCTGGAGGAACAGGTGGTCACGCCGGGTTCGGTGATCCACATACCACCCTCCATCCAGGTGGGGAAATACGAGTTCAAGGACGATCACCCCATGCCCAGGAGCGACTTGACCTTCACCGAGGTGATTGCCCATTCCTCCAACCTGGGAACCATCAAGACGGCCATGAGCCTGGGGAAGGAGGCCATGGTGGAATACCTGCGCCGGTGCGGCCTGGGAACCCCCACCGGGGTGGATTTCCCCGGGGAGGCGGCAGGTAAGGTGCCGGACCCGGAGGCCTGGACGGCCACCACCCTTCCCACCGTGGCCATCGGGCAGGGTATAGCCGTGACCCCCCTCCAGCTGGCGGTGGTGATGGCCGCGGTGGCCAACGGGGGGACGATGGTCCGGCCGCATTTCCTGCGCTGCGTGATCCATCCCGATGGAACCCGGGAGGAAAACCGGGTGGAGGGTGAGCAGCGGGTGATCTCCGAGAACACCGCCGCCTCTCTCCGCCATATCCTGGGGGAGGTAGTGCGGGTGGGGACCGGGACCCGCGCCTCCATGAGCCTTTACAACTGCGGGGGCAAGACGGGCACGGCCATGAAACCCGACCCCAGGGGCGGCTACCGAGAGGCTTACATCGCCAGCTTCGCCGGCTTCGCCCCGGCAGAGGACCCCCGCCTGGTGGCGGTAATCACCCTTGACGAGCCGGCGCAGGTATACGGGGGGCTGGCCGCCGCCCCCTGCTTTTCGAGGGTTATGGAATTCTCCCTGCAGCATCTGGTAATTACTCCCAGCCAGGAAAAACGCAATACCAGCGACAGGGTGGTACGGCAATGA
- the mraZ gene encoding division/cell wall cluster transcriptional repressor MraZ — translation MFLGTYEHSIDEKGRVIMPARFRSRLEEGAVMVFWFEECLAVFPRQEFEKLMAKMEALPEGSRERRQMARVLFGNAGEAVPDRQGRLTIPPRLRQMAGLDREVVVVGVMNRVEIWNRERWEESMRGGIEKLEQSGERLAEFGF, via the coding sequence ATGTTCCTGGGGACCTATGAGCACAGCATCGATGAGAAGGGAAGGGTGATCATGCCCGCCCGCTTCCGTTCCAGGCTGGAGGAAGGGGCGGTCATGGTCTTCTGGTTCGAGGAATGCCTGGCCGTCTTTCCCCGCCAGGAGTTTGAGAAGTTGATGGCCAAGATGGAGGCCCTCCCGGAGGGAAGCCGCGAGAGGCGGCAGATGGCCCGGGTGCTCTTCGGCAACGCCGGGGAGGCGGTCCCCGACCGCCAGGGAAGGCTGACCATCCCTCCCAGGCTCCGCCAGATGGCCGGCCTGGACAGGGAGGTGGTCGTAGTTGGGGTGATGAACCGCGTGGAGATCTGGAACCGAGAGCGGTGGGAGGAATCCATGCGCGGGGGCATCGAGAAGCTGGAGCAGAGCGGGGAGAGGCTGGCGGAGTTCGGATTCTGA
- the murF gene encoding UDP-N-acetylmuramoyl-tripeptide--D-alanyl-D-alanine ligase: MIPMTVEEIAQAVGAEVVYLGDRGNRRISRVSTDTRTLRKGELFFALRGRNYDAHDFLPQALEKGAAALVVSRIGPATLRSSEAAGAAVLRVRNTLSALARLAGRQREMLDCEVVGITGSTGKTLTKDFMAAVLSRAGEVVSPPGSYNNEIGVPLTILKAGRDTRFLVLEMGARGKGHIRDLCAFSRPGIGVVTNIGYAHLRWFRTREGLAETKGELLQALPPEGTAVLNADDEFTPFLRKMASCRVVKFGTGRGAEVRAERVALDDRGRARFLLRLKGGDSCEVRLPLPGRHNVENALAAAAVGEILGVRTEDIVAGLQEAKVTGWRMEMITRPDQITIINDAYNANPVSMRSALMALGDLARGKRAIAVLGDMAELGPVSERAHLEVGRMVVEYGADILITVGRRARKIAQAARESGLPRGSVFSVERVDRAAEILRAIIEPGDVVLIKGSRFLGLEKLLDLVA, from the coding sequence ATGATACCCATGACCGTGGAGGAGATAGCGCAAGCCGTGGGGGCGGAGGTCGTGTACCTCGGCGATAGGGGCAACCGGCGCATATCCCGGGTCTCCACGGACACCAGGACCCTGAGAAAAGGGGAGCTCTTCTTCGCCCTTCGCGGACGCAACTACGACGCCCACGACTTCCTGCCCCAGGCGCTGGAGAAGGGAGCGGCGGCACTGGTGGTCTCCAGGATAGGTCCCGCCACCTTGAGGTCGTCGGAGGCCGCGGGCGCGGCCGTGCTTCGGGTGAGGAACACCCTGAGCGCCCTCGCCCGGCTGGCGGGACGGCAGCGGGAGATGCTGGACTGCGAGGTGGTGGGCATCACTGGCTCCACCGGCAAAACGCTCACCAAGGATTTCATGGCGGCGGTCCTCTCCCGGGCTGGGGAGGTCGTCTCCCCCCCGGGGAGCTACAACAACGAGATCGGCGTACCCCTGACCATCTTGAAGGCGGGGCGAGATACCCGCTTCCTGGTCCTGGAGATGGGCGCCAGGGGAAAGGGTCACATCCGCGACCTGTGCGCCTTTTCCAGGCCCGGAATAGGCGTGGTGACCAACATAGGCTATGCCCACCTCCGCTGGTTCCGCACCCGCGAGGGGCTGGCCGAGACCAAGGGAGAGCTCCTGCAGGCCCTCCCGCCGGAGGGCACGGCGGTGCTCAACGCCGATGACGAATTCACGCCTTTCTTGCGGAAGATGGCTTCCTGTCGCGTGGTGAAGTTCGGGACCGGCCGGGGAGCGGAGGTACGGGCGGAGAGGGTAGCCCTGGACGACCGGGGCAGGGCGAGGTTCCTGTTGCGGCTCAAGGGAGGTGATAGTTGTGAGGTGAGGCTGCCTTTGCCCGGCCGCCACAACGTGGAGAACGCCCTGGCGGCCGCGGCGGTGGGGGAGATCCTGGGGGTGAGGACGGAGGATATAGTCGCCGGATTGCAGGAGGCGAAGGTGACCGGATGGAGGATGGAAATGATTACCAGACCGGACCAGATCACCATCATCAACGACGCCTACAACGCCAACCCCGTCTCCATGCGCTCGGCCCTGATGGCCCTGGGGGACCTGGCCAGGGGCAAGAGGGCCATAGCCGTCCTGGGGGACATGGCCGAGCTGGGCCCCGTTTCGGAGAGGGCGCACCTGGAGGTGGGCAGGATGGTCGTGGAGTACGGAGCGGACATCCTCATCACCGTGGGCCGCAGGGCGCGCAAGATCGCCCAGGCGGCGAGGGAGAGTGGTCTGCCGCGGGGCAGCGTATTCTCCGTGGAGCGCGTGGACCGGGCGGCGGAGATCCTGCGGGCCATCATCGAGCCGGGAGACGTGGTACTCATCAAGGGCTCGCGCTTCCTGGGGCTGGAGAAGCTCTTGGACCTGGTGGCCTGA
- the ftsW gene encoding putative lipid II flippase FtsW, whose amino-acid sequence MAPARLDGTAYTLLAAVLLMCLFGMVMIFSASSGSALDHYGSSYYFLLRQALWFAAGLAALAVLAGMDYRRLVQLSPLLVVLSLAGLVSVLLFGEVVYGSRRSLNIGPLVIQPSELTKLSLLLFAVYHYGRRRESPKTWKEIAVPVLVVTALASLLIILEPDLGSMLIVAFSAFVVLYLAGAPWEKVVSLAVSGVGLTLLFIVISPYRRARFLAFLDPWSAPREGGFHVIQSMLALGSGGPTGLGLGMSRQKFFYLPNAHTDFIFSIIGEELGLVGTLTVLLLLSIFVYLGLRIARRAPDRTGRMLAGGVVCMLGAQAVVNMGAATGVLPITGITLPFFSYGGSSLVICLCMTGILLSVSRGGERRAAGTKKRRSREDSHLRGRDGRSPASLAGAGRRARIA is encoded by the coding sequence GTGGCCCCGGCCCGTCTTGACGGTACCGCCTATACCCTGCTGGCCGCGGTACTGCTCATGTGCCTTTTCGGGATGGTGATGATCTTCTCCGCCAGCTCCGGCTCGGCCCTTGACCACTACGGGTCCAGCTACTATTTCCTCCTCCGTCAGGCCCTCTGGTTCGCGGCGGGACTAGCGGCCCTGGCGGTGCTGGCGGGGATGGATTACCGGCGCTTGGTGCAGCTCTCCCCACTTCTGGTGGTCCTCTCCCTGGCGGGGCTGGTGTCCGTCCTGCTGTTCGGGGAGGTGGTCTACGGGTCGCGCCGCTCGCTGAACATCGGCCCCCTGGTCATACAACCCTCCGAGCTGACCAAGCTCTCCCTTCTCCTCTTCGCCGTATACCACTACGGAAGGAGGCGCGAAAGCCCGAAGACCTGGAAGGAGATAGCGGTTCCCGTCCTGGTGGTCACCGCCCTGGCTTCCCTTCTCATCATCCTGGAACCTGACCTGGGAAGTATGCTCATCGTGGCCTTTTCGGCCTTCGTGGTCCTCTACTTGGCCGGCGCGCCGTGGGAAAAGGTGGTTTCCCTGGCCGTGAGCGGCGTAGGCCTCACCCTGCTGTTCATCGTCATCTCCCCCTACCGCAGGGCACGTTTCCTAGCCTTCCTGGATCCCTGGAGCGCTCCCAGGGAAGGCGGCTTTCACGTCATCCAGTCCATGCTGGCCCTGGGATCGGGGGGCCCGACCGGGCTGGGGTTGGGCATGAGCCGGCAGAAGTTCTTCTACCTTCCCAACGCCCATACCGATTTCATCTTCTCCATCATCGGCGAGGAGCTGGGCCTGGTGGGAACCCTCACCGTCCTGCTCCTCCTCTCCATCTTCGTGTACCTGGGCCTGAGGATAGCCCGTCGGGCCCCGGACCGGACGGGCAGGATGCTGGCCGGGGGGGTCGTCTGCATGCTGGGAGCGCAGGCGGTGGTGAACATGGGGGCCGCCACCGGGGTGCTGCCGATTACCGGCATCACCCTTCCTTTTTTCAGTTACGGCGGTTCCTCCCTGGTGATATGCCTGTGCATGACCGGTATACTCTTAAGCGTTTCCCGCGGGGGCGAGAGGCGGGCAGCTGGGACGAAGAAGAGGAGGAGCCGTGAGGATAGCCATCTGCGGGGGAGGGACGGGAGGTCACCTGCATCCCTTGCTGGCGCTGGCCGGCGAGCTCGCATCGCGTGA
- a CDS encoding UDP-N-acetylmuramoyl-L-alanyl-D-glutamate--2,6-diaminopimelate ligase: MKLSRLLEGLEGLRFSGGADVEIGGLAYHSARVRPGDLFVAVPGFRTDGHLYLKEALERGAVGLVVEEGRQVPLPLPPDTALVRAVDTRLALALLSDRFWGHPSGKLALVGVTGTNGKTTTTHLVEAAATRCGIKAGLIGTVTYRVAGRELPVERTTPESADLQRILADMVEAGCGVAAMEVSSHALALRRVEGCEFRVAVFTNLSQDHLDFHRHMEEYYRTKEMLFLPRSMGGLGAAAAAVNADDPYGRRLAASLEGEVLTFGTGEEARLRGWLLEAGLKSSRVRVRYEGWEEEGETALTGIFNLQNILAALAACILLGLDPSASLAGILSHPGVPGRFQAVEEGQDFAVLVDYAHTPDSLRRVLEAARAISRGRLIVVFGCGGDRDRGKRPLMGEIAVRLADLAIITSDNPRSEDPLSIIEEIEKGARRAGEGGSWRVVPDRREAIEMAVGEAESGDVVVIAGKGHERGQIFADRVVPFDDVEEAGKALRRRLGRT; the protein is encoded by the coding sequence ATGAAGCTTTCCCGTCTCCTAGAAGGGCTAGAGGGCCTGAGGTTTTCGGGGGGAGCCGATGTCGAGATCGGGGGCCTGGCCTACCATTCCGCCCGGGTGAGGCCGGGAGACCTCTTCGTGGCCGTGCCCGGCTTCCGCACCGACGGACATCTATACCTTAAGGAGGCGCTGGAGAGGGGGGCCGTGGGACTGGTGGTGGAGGAAGGGCGCCAGGTGCCCCTCCCGCTACCTCCAGATACAGCCCTGGTGCGGGCGGTCGACACCCGCCTGGCCCTGGCGCTTCTGAGCGACCGCTTCTGGGGACATCCCAGCGGGAAACTGGCCCTGGTGGGGGTTACTGGCACCAACGGCAAGACCACCACCACCCACCTGGTGGAGGCGGCGGCCACGCGCTGCGGGATAAAGGCGGGACTCATAGGGACGGTCACCTACCGGGTGGCGGGGCGGGAGCTGCCGGTGGAGCGCACCACCCCGGAGTCGGCGGACCTGCAGCGCATCCTGGCAGATATGGTGGAGGCGGGGTGCGGCGTGGCGGCCATGGAAGTCTCCTCCCACGCCCTGGCCCTGCGCCGGGTGGAGGGCTGCGAGTTCCGGGTGGCGGTGTTCACCAACCTCAGCCAGGATCACCTGGATTTCCACCGCCATATGGAAGAATATTACAGGACGAAGGAAATGCTTTTCCTGCCCCGCTCCATGGGTGGCCTGGGGGCGGCCGCGGCGGCGGTGAACGCCGACGATCCCTACGGGCGCCGCCTGGCTGCGAGCCTGGAGGGCGAGGTGTTGACCTTCGGGACGGGTGAGGAAGCCCGCCTGCGGGGCTGGCTCCTGGAGGCGGGCCTTAAGTCCTCACGGGTACGGGTGCGATACGAAGGCTGGGAGGAGGAAGGGGAGACGGCGCTGACCGGGATTTTCAACCTCCAGAACATCCTCGCTGCCCTGGCCGCCTGCATCCTCCTGGGGCTGGACCCCTCCGCCAGCCTGGCGGGCATCCTCTCCCATCCCGGGGTACCTGGGCGTTTCCAGGCCGTGGAGGAGGGTCAAGATTTCGCCGTGCTGGTGGACTACGCTCATACCCCGGATTCCCTGCGCCGGGTCCTGGAGGCGGCACGGGCCATCAGCCGGGGCAGGCTGATTGTGGTCTTCGGATGCGGGGGGGATCGGGACCGGGGCAAGCGGCCCCTCATGGGGGAGATCGCCGTGCGCCTGGCCGACCTGGCCATCATCACCTCCGACAACCCCCGGAGCGAGGATCCTCTGTCTATCATCGAAGAGATCGAGAAGGGAGCCCGGCGGGCCGGCGAGGGCGGTTCTTGGCGGGTGGTTCCGGACCGCCGGGAGGCCATCGAGATGGCGGTGGGGGAAGCCGAAAGCGGCGACGTGGTGGTCATCGCCGGGAAGGGCCACGAGCGGGGGCAGATCTTCGCCGACCGCGTGGTCCCCTTCGACGACGTGGAGGAAGCCGGAAAGGCGCTGCGGAGGAGGCTGGGCAGGACATGA
- the mraY gene encoding phospho-N-acetylmuramoyl-pentapeptide-transferase, producing MMGALLVSLVVCIFGMPLFISWLRRRGIGQFIREDGPQAHLAKEGTPTMGGVLIAFSTLAGFLLMAVRLTTGTGFALGLALLGCGLLGFADDYTKLRYARSLGLKARHKLFWQLLLSVALAYLATNHFGVDTKLYFFRSDSVLCDLGPFYFLLVYLMIIGFSNAVNLTDGLDGLASGATILVMTAYVLIAFIQFRNHQFLYPHVKGSLDIAIFSGAVMGSCVGFLWWNAPPAKIFMGDTGSLALGGSLATVAMLSKTELLLLVLGGLYVMEAASVVIQVAVFKATRRRVFRMAPLHHHFELKGWSEVTTLIRLWIVAGFCVGIGFLLFYINYVGGK from the coding sequence GTGATGGGAGCGCTGCTGGTGAGCCTGGTGGTGTGCATCTTCGGCATGCCCCTGTTCATCAGCTGGTTGCGCAGGAGAGGCATAGGACAGTTCATAAGGGAGGACGGCCCGCAGGCCCACCTGGCCAAGGAGGGCACGCCCACCATGGGAGGGGTGCTCATCGCCTTCTCCACCCTGGCGGGGTTCTTGCTCATGGCGGTCAGGTTGACCACGGGGACCGGATTCGCCCTGGGCCTGGCCCTGCTGGGCTGCGGACTCCTGGGCTTTGCCGACGATTACACCAAGCTGCGCTACGCCCGTTCGCTGGGACTCAAGGCCCGTCACAAGCTCTTCTGGCAGCTCCTGCTCTCCGTGGCCCTGGCTTACCTGGCCACCAACCATTTCGGGGTGGACACAAAGCTCTACTTTTTCCGGAGCGATTCCGTGCTCTGCGACCTGGGGCCCTTCTACTTCCTCCTGGTCTACTTGATGATCATAGGGTTTTCCAACGCCGTGAACCTCACCGACGGCCTGGATGGGCTAGCCTCGGGGGCCACCATCCTGGTGATGACCGCCTACGTGCTCATCGCCTTCATCCAGTTCCGCAACCATCAGTTCCTCTACCCGCACGTGAAGGGGTCCCTGGATATCGCCATCTTCTCCGGGGCCGTGATGGGTAGCTGCGTGGGTTTCCTGTGGTGGAACGCACCGCCGGCCAAGATCTTCATGGGGGATACCGGTTCCCTGGCCCTGGGTGGGAGCCTGGCCACGGTGGCCATGCTCTCCAAAACGGAGCTCCTCCTCCTGGTTCTGGGGGGGCTTTACGTCATGGAGGCGGCCTCGGTGGTCATCCAGGTGGCGGTTTTCAAGGCTACCCGCAGGCGGGTCTTCCGCATGGCGCCCCTGCACCACCACTTTGAGCTCAAGGGATGGTCGGAGGTGACCACCCTAATCCGCCTGTGGATCGTGGCCGGGTTCTGCGTGGGCATCGGCTTCCTGCTCTTTTACATCAATTACGTGGGAGGGAAATAG
- the murD gene encoding UDP-N-acetylmuramoyl-L-alanine--D-glutamate ligase has protein sequence MEKRAGNMDTPRGWSTPEAGLVLVIGLGVSGRAAADKLLREGIKVRINDLSDSEEMRLAARSFAERGAEVVLGHHREEVLRGVELVVVSPGVRSRLPLLREAEARGIPVWSEIELAWRYARGPVVAVTGTNGKTTTVSMIEAILEKAGMRARAVGNIGFPMVTAVEEMGPGDPLVVEVSSFQLFYIRDFRPRVAVLLNVSEDHFDWHRDLGEYLEAKSRIWMNQGPGDQAVINLDDPLCVKAVSTAPAGKCFFSRRGAGEACVFREGDAIRFRDPEGGRTVEIMRVEELVLRGEHNLENALAASAASLLMGVPPEAVREALREYRGLPHRLQWVGERGGVSFYDDSKATNPHAALRALSAFPGPMLLILGGRNKGLPFRELAAEIARRNERGGVRMVYLIGEAAEEIEVALEEEGPAVPRKILPGLEEVFEDLPRSARGGDVVVFSPACASFDRYRDYRERGDHFQRLVKEYMEKRDGR, from the coding sequence GTGGAGAAAAGGGCCGGAAACATGGACACACCGCGGGGATGGTCGACCCCGGAGGCCGGGCTGGTGCTGGTCATCGGGCTGGGCGTGTCGGGGCGCGCCGCGGCGGATAAGCTCCTCCGGGAGGGCATAAAGGTGCGCATCAACGACCTTTCGGATTCCGAGGAGATGCGCCTCGCAGCGCGCTCCTTCGCGGAACGGGGAGCGGAAGTGGTCCTCGGGCACCACCGGGAGGAAGTGCTGCGGGGCGTGGAACTGGTGGTGGTGAGCCCGGGGGTGCGTTCACGCCTTCCCCTTCTGCGGGAAGCCGAGGCGCGGGGGATTCCCGTGTGGAGTGAAATAGAACTGGCCTGGAGGTACGCCCGCGGCCCGGTGGTGGCGGTCACCGGCACCAACGGAAAGACCACCACGGTGAGCATGATCGAGGCCATCCTGGAAAAGGCGGGTATGCGGGCCAGGGCGGTCGGCAATATCGGTTTTCCCATGGTCACCGCCGTGGAGGAGATGGGACCCGGGGACCCACTGGTAGTGGAGGTCTCCAGCTTTCAGCTCTTCTACATTCGCGACTTCAGGCCGCGCGTGGCCGTGCTCCTGAACGTTTCCGAGGACCATTTCGACTGGCACCGTGACCTTGGGGAATACCTGGAGGCCAAGAGCCGCATCTGGATGAACCAGGGCCCGGGGGACCAGGCGGTCATAAACCTCGATGACCCCTTATGCGTAAAGGCTGTGAGTACCGCACCCGCCGGAAAGTGCTTTTTCAGCCGTCGGGGAGCGGGGGAGGCGTGTGTCTTCCGCGAGGGGGACGCAATCCGCTTCCGCGACCCGGAGGGCGGACGGACGGTAGAGATCATGAGGGTGGAGGAGCTGGTCCTACGAGGGGAGCATAACCTGGAGAACGCCCTAGCCGCTTCCGCCGCCTCCCTGCTGATGGGGGTCCCGCCGGAAGCGGTGCGGGAGGCCCTGCGGGAATATCGGGGCCTTCCTCATCGCCTCCAGTGGGTGGGGGAACGCGGCGGCGTTTCTTTCTACGATGATTCCAAGGCCACCAATCCCCATGCCGCCCTACGCGCCCTGAGCGCCTTTCCCGGCCCCATGCTGCTTATCCTGGGAGGTCGCAACAAGGGACTTCCCTTCCGGGAACTGGCTGCGGAGATAGCCAGGAGGAACGAGCGGGGCGGCGTACGCATGGTCTACCTCATCGGAGAGGCGGCGGAGGAGATAGAGGTCGCGCTGGAGGAGGAGGGTCCCGCCGTACCTCGGAAGATCCTGCCGGGACTGGAGGAGGTCTTCGAGGATCTGCCCCGCAGCGCGAGAGGGGGTGACGTGGTGGTCTTCAGCCCGGCCTGCGCTTCCTTCGACCGTTACCGCGATTACCGGGAGCGGGGAGACCATTTCCAGAGATTGGTAAAAGAATATATGGAGAAAAGGGATGGCAGATAG